The Pedobacter roseus genome contains a region encoding:
- a CDS encoding cell division protein FtsQ/DivIB, whose protein sequence is MLKRINWSAIFTGFAWLISLAGVVVLLSFINVKKQTVKCTDVKILIPGADNFIEREEIDAILKEDQGILLGRNLENINIHKIEQKLQSNPYIGFAKVYVDMDGVLHIEVKQRQPILRILNENGQDFYIDNDGLKMPISSNFTANVLVATGHISEVFGSRVDTLHTQLARDLYKTAQYIKKDTLWDSQIEQIVVDQKNDIELIPRVGNQRIILGDADSLEKKMKNLLLFYKKAMPQVGWDTYKTINIKYTNQIVCEKRDSTGLGKKAKTFSAADSLRIQRSVTDSLIKNTISTVMDDRPEANQPEAAAPKKPEPKKPEPKKVEARKEEPKKTEVKKVTPKKVEPVKTEIKKPVVVAAVKPKETKPADKKEKPKQTGATQPKTAKSEAQLKKEKEAREKEIRALEKQYKTQQN, encoded by the coding sequence ATGCTTAAACGGATAAACTGGAGCGCAATTTTTACCGGCTTTGCCTGGCTGATCAGCCTGGCGGGAGTGGTTGTGCTTTTGAGTTTCATCAACGTGAAAAAGCAGACGGTTAAATGTACCGATGTTAAAATCCTGATTCCTGGTGCCGATAATTTTATTGAACGAGAAGAGATTGATGCCATCCTAAAAGAAGATCAGGGCATATTATTGGGTCGTAACCTCGAAAATATCAACATTCATAAAATTGAGCAAAAACTGCAGTCTAACCCATATATCGGTTTTGCAAAGGTATACGTAGATATGGATGGTGTATTACATATCGAGGTAAAACAGCGGCAGCCGATTCTCCGCATTCTGAATGAGAACGGACAGGATTTTTATATTGATAATGATGGGTTGAAAATGCCGATTTCATCAAACTTTACCGCTAACGTACTGGTGGCAACAGGTCATATCAGCGAGGTTTTCGGTAGCCGTGTTGATACCTTGCATACGCAACTTGCAAGAGATCTTTATAAAACAGCGCAGTACATTAAAAAAGATACGCTCTGGGATTCGCAGATCGAGCAGATTGTCGTCGATCAGAAAAACGACATAGAACTGATTCCGAGAGTGGGCAATCAGCGTATCATTTTAGGCGATGCGGATTCATTGGAAAAGAAGATGAAAAACCTTTTGCTCTTCTATAAAAAAGCAATGCCGCAGGTGGGTTGGGATACTTATAAAACCATCAATATTAAATATACCAATCAGATTGTTTGCGAAAAAAGAGATTCGACAGGTTTAGGGAAAAAAGCAAAAACATTTTCGGCGGCTGATAGTTTGAGGATACAGCGAAGCGTGACTGATTCATTAATAAAAAATACAATTAGTACAGTAATGGACGATCGCCCTGAAGCCAATCAGCCAGAAGCGGCAGCGCCTAAAAAGCCAGAACCTAAAAAGCCTGAACCTAAAAAGGTGGAAGCCAGAAAAGAGGAGCCAAAAAAAACAGAAGTAAAAAAGGTCACGCCTAAAAAGGTTGAACCAGTAAAAACAGAAATAAAAAAGCCGGTAGTTGTAGCGGCTGTTAAACCAAAGGAAACAAAACCAGCGGATAAAAAAGAGAAACCGAAGCAAACCGGAGCAACGCAGCCAAAGACGGCAAAATCTGAGGCTCAGTTGAAAAAAGA